One Chryseobacterium wanjuense genomic region harbors:
- a CDS encoding LytR/AlgR family response regulator transcription factor yields MKNNLNACIINAHDDGDYISLLLKNQFPEFEISFQTDNMEHASDYLSKNVPDLLFVDFQLVDKTAFELLLKIKKNSSQIIFITDSEKSAIQAIKNGIPDYLLKPINELDFVLTVNKAIENFRKNNFSLANNPVQNKINLPTLQGFKRVNVDEIIRCEAYSNYTFIYLLDKSKVMVSKTLYDFEKNLSGYNFFRIHHKHLINLEHLKEYIKGKGGQVVMADNSVLDVSIRKKNDFLHKIA; encoded by the coding sequence ATGAAAAATAACCTAAACGCCTGTATCATCAATGCCCATGATGACGGCGATTACATTTCCCTGCTTCTCAAAAATCAGTTCCCGGAATTTGAGATCTCTTTTCAGACCGACAACATGGAGCATGCTTCCGATTACCTCAGTAAAAATGTTCCCGATCTTTTGTTTGTAGATTTTCAGCTGGTGGATAAAACTGCCTTTGAACTTCTTTTAAAAATTAAAAAAAACTCTTCCCAGATTATTTTCATTACAGATTCTGAAAAATCTGCTATTCAGGCCATTAAAAATGGAATTCCCGATTATTTATTAAAGCCGATCAACGAGTTGGATTTCGTTCTTACCGTTAATAAAGCCATAGAAAATTTCAGGAAAAATAATTTTTCGTTGGCTAACAATCCCGTTCAGAATAAGATCAATCTTCCTACGCTTCAGGGCTTTAAAAGGGTAAATGTTGATGAAATTATCCGCTGTGAAGCTTATTCCAATTACACATTCATTTATTTGCTGGATAAAAGTAAAGTAATGGTTTCCAAAACTTTATATGATTTTGAGAAAAACCTTTCGGGATATAATTTTTTCAGGATCCATCATAAGCATTTGATTAATCTGGAGCATTTAAAAGAGTATATTAAAGGAAAGGGCGGCCAGGTTGTGATGGCAGACAACTCTGTTCTGGATGTGTCTATCCGGAAAAAGAATGATTTTTTACATAAAATAGCTTAA
- a CDS encoding T9SS type A sorting domain-containing protein, translating into MYFLSLYLFLGSFMFQAQDIPPCSDFNDTSNPYGNWAPAAAPNGNVSVGVGTANTFDGSQFLILKDLSGGSWYQNWKDYQYLGKRFLGQCLYFDFYIENDSGYGMPYHPNITLSDGTNSATFVANITVTPGSGWVRIKAPIQLSSGGVLPSNSDGAWTMSPVNAAVFDNIIMNSQVLGISPDMTSTQQEIVYFDNICVKPCEGCNECNSNFKIQTTTSTSGNFTIAQIFLESINSPSLYKVDWGDGTIGDVMTSHTYVSPGSYKVCVTQYENDKPKCTTCVEICIPKPFQASKMAGNSGLTSPLKEIAAIAKAETGTPNEVKEYSLVPNPAQNYVDVQTNLAKKGNVSVKIIDVSGKVVMHVSETVESGRQSIKLNTEKLIQGTYIVEIKSESKTSSQKLLISK; encoded by the coding sequence ATGTATTTTTTATCCCTGTATCTTTTCCTGGGAAGCTTTATGTTCCAGGCACAGGACATCCCTCCTTGTTCAGATTTTAATGACACTTCAAACCCTTACGGAAATTGGGCTCCCGCAGCAGCTCCAAACGGAAATGTAAGTGTGGGAGTAGGTACGGCAAATACCTTTGACGGATCACAATTTTTAATTTTAAAGGATCTTTCGGGCGGATCATGGTATCAAAACTGGAAAGATTATCAATATTTAGGAAAAAGATTTTTAGGACAATGCCTTTATTTTGATTTTTATATAGAAAACGACAGCGGTTACGGCATGCCTTATCACCCAAACATCACGCTTTCTGACGGAACAAACAGTGCGACTTTCGTAGCAAATATTACGGTAACTCCGGGAAGCGGGTGGGTTCGTATAAAAGCTCCGATCCAGCTTTCCAGCGGTGGTGTTCTTCCGAGCAATTCTGACGGAGCGTGGACGATGAGCCCTGTAAATGCGGCTGTTTTTGACAATATCATCATGAATTCTCAAGTGTTGGGAATCTCTCCTGATATGACTTCCACTCAGCAGGAAATCGTATATTTTGACAATATCTGCGTAAAACCGTGTGAAGGCTGCAACGAATGTAATTCAAACTTCAAAATCCAGACAACAACCAGTACTTCAGGAAACTTTACCATTGCTCAGATTTTCCTTGAAAGCATAAATTCACCAAGCTTATACAAAGTGGATTGGGGTGATGGAACCATCGGTGATGTAATGACTTCCCATACGTACGTTTCACCGGGATCTTACAAAGTTTGCGTAACTCAGTATGAAAACGACAAACCGAAATGTACAACCTGTGTTGAAATCTGTATTCCTAAGCCTTTTCAGGCAAGTAAAATGGCTGGTAATTCAGGATTAACTTCACCTTTAAAAGAAATTGCTGCCATTGCAAAAGCAGAAACCGGAACTCCGAATGAGGTGAAAGAGTATTCTCTGGTTCCCAATCCGGCGCAAAACTATGTGGATGTACAGACCAATCTGGCAAAAAAAGGAAATGTTTCCGTAAAAATCATCGATGTTTCCGGAAAAGTAGTAATGCACGTTTCTGAAACGGTAGAAAGCGGTCGCCAAAGTATAAAACTGAATACTGAAAAATTAATTCAGGGGACTTATATTGTTGAAATAAAATCAGAGAGCAAAACTTCTTCTCAAAAACTTTTGATTTCGAAATAG
- a CDS encoding T9SS type A sorting domain-containing protein, whose product MKKSLLHAKNLIAAAMIFSTGLVNAQQWLITGNSGTSNLNYVGTTGVAPLFLRVNGSSSNPGQASLTGSGSFVVDGANNSNTINSKGSLVAGLGHVLGTSAESSLVAGWENNLSASGGANIVVGQQNTVLNGAGKSVALGWKNIIRNANQFAIGVGIDLANFYSGGFGVDLAATGDRSFVIGSGTGGVKLTNNVPRSIMFGMSPTSTMLIVDQSVGVRTNAPTANFHTVGTVRHQGLPSGTGRALVVDNDGNVMVATSIITRQANNEADLQHQIDELKNEIKELKDLLKQNKMSVDLSSDSNEPKLFQNAPNPARGGETVIKYYLPNISKEASIGIYNISGQLIKTILLKDKGNGSISLSGIQGGSYVYNLTVDGKNIESKKMLIQN is encoded by the coding sequence ATGAAAAAAAGTCTATTACATGCGAAAAACCTTATCGCAGCAGCTATGATCTTCTCAACAGGATTGGTAAATGCACAACAATGGCTGATAACAGGAAATTCCGGGACCAGTAACTTGAATTATGTAGGAACTACGGGAGTTGCCCCTTTATTTTTAAGAGTAAACGGCTCATCTTCAAATCCGGGACAGGCTTCACTTACGGGTTCCGGGTCTTTCGTGGTAGACGGAGCCAACAACTCCAACACGATCAATTCTAAAGGAAGTCTGGTAGCAGGTTTGGGCCATGTTTTGGGAACAAGTGCCGAAAGCTCGTTAGTTGCCGGCTGGGAAAACAATCTGTCGGCATCAGGAGGTGCAAATATTGTGGTAGGGCAACAGAATACGGTATTAAACGGAGCCGGAAAATCCGTAGCACTGGGCTGGAAAAACATTATCAGAAACGCCAATCAGTTTGCCATCGGGGTGGGAATTGATTTAGCCAATTTCTATTCAGGAGGTTTCGGGGTTGATCTTGCGGCTACAGGCGACCGTTCTTTCGTTATCGGATCCGGAACAGGAGGAGTAAAACTGACTAACAACGTACCGAGATCAATCATGTTTGGGATGTCCCCTACTTCTACAATGCTTATCGTAGATCAGTCGGTGGGCGTGAGAACAAATGCTCCGACCGCCAACTTCCATACGGTAGGAACTGTCCGTCACCAGGGACTTCCGAGCGGAACAGGACGGGCTTTGGTTGTTGACAATGACGGAAATGTAATGGTGGCAACAAGCATCATCACGAGACAGGCCAACAATGAAGCCGATCTTCAGCATCAGATTGATGAGCTTAAAAATGAAATTAAAGAGTTGAAAGATTTATTAAAACAAAATAAAATGAGTGTTGATCTAAGCTCAGACTCAAATGAACCTAAATTATTTCAAAATGCTCCCAATCCTGCAAGAGGCGGAGAAACGGTGATCAAATATTATCTTCCCAACATTTCCAAAGAAGCGTCTATCGGGATTTACAATATTTCAGGACAATTAATAAAGACCATCCTTTTAAAAGACAAAGGAAACGGAAGCATCAGCCTTTCGGGAATCCAGGGTGGTTCTTATGTCTACAACCTTACCGTTGACGGAAAAAATATTGAGAGTAAAAAAATGCTGATCCAAAATTAG
- a CDS encoding DNA topoisomerase IV subunit B, translating to MSQEINPIYSEDNIRTLDWQEHIRLRPGMYIGKLGDGSSADDGIYILLKEILDNSIDEFRMKAGKRIEIKVDDGKVTIRDFGRGIPLGKVVDAVSKMNTGGKYDSKAFKKSVGLNGVGTKAVNALSDYFRVRSFRDGKMKMAEFSRGLITENFDEKETSDRNGTEISFIPDAEIFLHFKFRKEYIERMLRNYAYLNPGLKILFNGETFFSENGLKDLLDEELENETLYPIVHLRDNDIEVAITHTDKSQTETYFSFVNGQNTTQGGTHLNAFREAYVKTIREFFNKNFDASDVRKSIVAAVSINVEEPVFESQTKTKLGSNDIGPNGPTVRTFIIDFLKSKLDNFLHQNPEVAEAIQRKILISERERKELSGIQKLARERAKKVSLHNKKLRDCRQHYNDQKNERKGETQIFITEGDSASGSITKSRDVETQAVFSLKGKPLNCYGLTKKVVYENEEFNLLQAALNIEESLEDLRYNQVIIATDADVDGMHIRLLMITFFLQFFPDLIKNGHLYILQTPLFRVRNKKETRYCYSEQERIKALNELGKNPEITRFKGLGEISPDEFKHFIGKDIRLEPVVVGKDQTIDQLLEFYMGKNTPDRQTFILENLVVEDPDIDKKEILSEVIDEN from the coding sequence ATGTCACAAGAAATAAACCCAATCTACTCCGAAGATAATATTAGAACCCTCGATTGGCAGGAACATATCCGTCTGCGCCCCGGCATGTATATCGGGAAGCTGGGAGATGGCTCTTCTGCTGATGATGGTATTTATATTTTGCTTAAAGAAATCCTGGACAACTCCATCGATGAGTTCAGAATGAAGGCAGGAAAAAGAATTGAAATAAAAGTAGACGACGGTAAAGTTACCATTCGTGACTTTGGTCGTGGCATCCCGCTCGGAAAGGTGGTAGATGCCGTTTCAAAAATGAATACCGGAGGGAAGTATGACAGCAAGGCCTTCAAAAAATCCGTAGGTCTGAACGGGGTTGGTACCAAAGCTGTAAATGCTCTGTCAGATTATTTCCGTGTGAGGTCTTTCCGTGACGGGAAGATGAAAATGGCGGAGTTTTCAAGAGGGTTGATTACAGAAAATTTTGATGAAAAGGAGACTTCAGACAGAAACGGTACTGAAATTTCTTTCATTCCGGATGCTGAAATTTTCCTTCATTTCAAATTCAGGAAAGAGTATATCGAAAGAATGCTCCGCAATTATGCCTACCTTAATCCCGGGTTGAAAATCCTATTCAATGGCGAAACTTTCTTTTCCGAAAACGGACTTAAAGATTTGCTTGATGAAGAACTGGAAAATGAAACGCTGTATCCGATCGTTCATTTGAGAGACAACGATATAGAAGTTGCCATCACGCATACCGATAAGTCACAGACTGAAACGTATTTCTCCTTCGTAAACGGACAAAATACAACGCAGGGGGGAACACACCTTAATGCCTTCCGTGAAGCGTATGTGAAAACGATTCGTGAGTTTTTCAACAAAAATTTTGATGCTTCAGACGTTAGAAAGTCTATCGTTGCGGCGGTTTCCATCAACGTGGAAGAACCCGTTTTCGAATCTCAGACAAAAACTAAATTAGGGTCAAACGATATCGGACCCAACGGACCGACGGTAAGAACTTTTATCATTGATTTCTTAAAAAGCAAATTGGATAATTTCTTACACCAGAATCCGGAAGTTGCAGAAGCGATTCAAAGAAAAATTTTAATTTCAGAAAGAGAACGAAAAGAGCTTTCCGGAATCCAGAAACTGGCGAGGGAAAGGGCAAAAAAGGTTTCTCTTCACAATAAAAAACTTCGTGACTGCAGACAGCACTACAACGATCAGAAAAACGAAAGAAAAGGGGAAACTCAGATTTTCATCACCGAGGGAGATTCTGCATCCGGATCGATCACAAAATCCAGAGATGTAGAAACACAGGCTGTATTTTCTCTGAAAGGGAAACCTTTGAACTGTTATGGTTTAACCAAAAAAGTAGTGTACGAAAATGAAGAATTCAACCTTCTGCAGGCCGCTCTGAATATTGAAGAAAGTTTAGAAGATCTTAGATACAACCAGGTCATTATCGCCACCGATGCCGATGTCGACGGGATGCATATCCGTCTACTGATGATCACATTCTTTTTGCAGTTTTTCCCTGATCTGATCAAGAATGGACATCTTTATATTCTTCAAACCCCTTTGTTCAGGGTAAGAAATAAAAAAGAAACAAGATACTGCTACTCTGAGCAGGAAAGAATAAAAGCATTAAACGAATTAGGAAAAAATCCGGAAATTACCCGATTCAAGGGATTAGGTGAAATTTCTCCGGACGAATTCAAACATTTCATCGGGAAAGACATTCGTCTGGAGCCGGTGGTAGTAGGAAAAGATCAGACGATCGATCAGCTTCTGGAGTTTTATATGGGAAAAAATACTCCGGACAGACAGACTTTCATCCTTGAAAATCTGGTAGTTGAAGATCCTGATATCGACAAAAAGGAAATATTAAGTGAAGTCATTGATGAAAATTAA